In Macaca fascicularis isolate 582-1 chromosome X, T2T-MFA8v1.1, one DNA window encodes the following:
- the ZNF449 gene encoding zinc finger protein 449 isoform X2 translates to MAVALGCAIQASLNQGSVFQEYDTDCEVFRQRFRQFQYREAAGPHEAFNKLWELCCQWLKPKMRSKEQILELLVLEQFLTILPTEIETWVREHCPENRERVVSLIEDLQRELEIPEQQVDMHDMLLEELAPVGTAHIPPTMHLEAPALQVMGPAQEAPVAEAWIPQAGPQELNYGATGECQPFLDPGYPLPKLDMNFSLENREEPWVKELQDSKEMKQLLDSKIGFEIGIENEEDTSKQKKMETMYPFIVTLEGNALQGPILQKDYVQLENQWEPPPEDLQTDLAKLVDQQNPTLGETPENSNLEEPLNPKPHKKKSPGEKPHRCPQCGKCFARKSQLTGHQRIHSGEEPHKCPECGKRFLRSSDLYRHQRLHTGERPYECTVCKKRFTRRSHLIGHQRTHSEEETYKCLECGKSFCHGSSLKRHLKTHTALDVSHVARKETVNFVKQ, encoded by the exons ATGGCTGTGGCCCTGGGTTGTGCAATCCAGGCATCCTTGAATCAAGGCTCTGTGTTTCAAGAGTATGATACTGACTGTGAAGTTTTCCGTCAGCGCTTCAGGCAGTTCCAGTACAGAGAAGCAGCTGGGCCTCATGAAGCATTTAACAAGCTCTGGGAGCTTTGCTGTCAATGGCTGAAGCCAAAGATGCGCTCTAAGGAACAAATCCTGGAGCTGCTAGTGTTGGAGCAATTCCTAACTATCCTGCCCACAGAGATAGAGACCTGGGTGAGGGAGCACTGCCCAGAGAATAGAGAAAGAGTTGTGTCACTGATAGAAGACTTGCAGAGAGAACTTGAGATACCAGAGCAGCAG GTTGATATGCATGACATGCTCTTGGAAGAACTGGCACCAGTGGGAACAGCACACATACCACCAACCATGCACCTAGAGGCACCTGCACTCCAGGTAATGGGACCTGCCCAGGAGGCCCCAGTAGCAGAGGCATGGATCCCACAGGCAGGGCCACAAGAGCTGAACTATGGTGCTACTGGAGAATGTCAGCCCTTTCTGGACCCTG GATATCCATTACCGAAACTTGACATGAACTTCTCATTGGAGAATAGAGAAGAGCCATGGGTGAAGGAATTACAGGATtctaaagaaatgaaacaattaCTTGATTCCAAGATAG gTTTTGAGATTGGgatagaaaatgaagaagatacttcaaaacagaaaaaaatggagactATGTATCCATTTATTGTAACTTTAGAGGGGAATGCTCTCCAGGGTCCCATTTTGCAAAAAGACTATGTACAATTAGAAAATCAATGGGAACCCCCCCCAGAGGATTTACAGACAGATTTAGCAAAACTGGTAGATCAGCAGAACCCCACTCTGGGAGAGACACCTGAGAACTCCAACTTGGAAGAACCTCTCAACCCCAAACCCCATAAGAAAAAGAGTCCAGGAGAGAAACCTCACCGATGTCCTCAGTGTGGAAAATGTTTTGCTCGAAAGTCACAACTTACTGGGCATCAGAGAATTCATTCAGGAGAAGAACCTCACAAATGCCCTGAATGTGGGAAAAGATTCCTTCGTAGTTCAGATCTTTATAGACACCAACGACTTCATACAGGGGAGAGACCCTATGAATGCACTGTATGTAAAAAGCGATTCACTCGGCGGTCACATCTTATAGGGCATCAGAGAACCCATTCTGAAGAAGAAACATATAAATGTCTTGAGTGTGGGAAAAGTTTTTGTCATGGATCAAGTCTTAAAAGACATCTGAAAACTCATACAG CTTTAGATGTGTCCCATGTGGCAAGAAAGGAGACAGTGAATTTtgtcaaacaataa
- the ZNF449 gene encoding zinc finger protein 449 isoform X1, whose product MAVALGCAIQASLNQGSVFQEYDTDCEVFRQRFRQFQYREAAGPHEAFNKLWELCCQWLKPKMRSKEQILELLVLEQFLTILPTEIETWVREHCPENRERVVSLIEDLQRELEIPEQQVDMHDMLLEELAPVGTAHIPPTMHLEAPALQVMGPAQEAPVAEAWIPQAGPQELNYGATGECQPFLDPGYPLPKLDMNFSLENREEPWVKELQDSKEMKQLLDSKIGFEIGIENEEDTSKQKKMETMYPFIVTLEGNALQGPILQKDYVQLENQWEPPPEDLQTDLAKLVDQQNPTLGETPENSNLEEPLNPKPHKKKSPGEKPHRCPQCGKCFARKSQLTGHQRIHSGEEPHKCPECGKRFLRSSDLYRHQRLHTGERPYECTVCKKRFTRRSHLIGHQRTHSEEETYKCLECGKSFCHGSSLKRHLKTHTGEKPHRCHNCGKSFSRLTALTLHQRTHTEERPFKCNYCGKSFRQRPSLVIHLRIHTGEKPYKCTHCSKSFRQRAGLIMHQVTHFRGLI is encoded by the exons ATGGCTGTGGCCCTGGGTTGTGCAATCCAGGCATCCTTGAATCAAGGCTCTGTGTTTCAAGAGTATGATACTGACTGTGAAGTTTTCCGTCAGCGCTTCAGGCAGTTCCAGTACAGAGAAGCAGCTGGGCCTCATGAAGCATTTAACAAGCTCTGGGAGCTTTGCTGTCAATGGCTGAAGCCAAAGATGCGCTCTAAGGAACAAATCCTGGAGCTGCTAGTGTTGGAGCAATTCCTAACTATCCTGCCCACAGAGATAGAGACCTGGGTGAGGGAGCACTGCCCAGAGAATAGAGAAAGAGTTGTGTCACTGATAGAAGACTTGCAGAGAGAACTTGAGATACCAGAGCAGCAG GTTGATATGCATGACATGCTCTTGGAAGAACTGGCACCAGTGGGAACAGCACACATACCACCAACCATGCACCTAGAGGCACCTGCACTCCAGGTAATGGGACCTGCCCAGGAGGCCCCAGTAGCAGAGGCATGGATCCCACAGGCAGGGCCACAAGAGCTGAACTATGGTGCTACTGGAGAATGTCAGCCCTTTCTGGACCCTG GATATCCATTACCGAAACTTGACATGAACTTCTCATTGGAGAATAGAGAAGAGCCATGGGTGAAGGAATTACAGGATtctaaagaaatgaaacaattaCTTGATTCCAAGATAG gTTTTGAGATTGGgatagaaaatgaagaagatacttcaaaacagaaaaaaatggagactATGTATCCATTTATTGTAACTTTAGAGGGGAATGCTCTCCAGGGTCCCATTTTGCAAAAAGACTATGTACAATTAGAAAATCAATGGGAACCCCCCCCAGAGGATTTACAGACAGATTTAGCAAAACTGGTAGATCAGCAGAACCCCACTCTGGGAGAGACACCTGAGAACTCCAACTTGGAAGAACCTCTCAACCCCAAACCCCATAAGAAAAAGAGTCCAGGAGAGAAACCTCACCGATGTCCTCAGTGTGGAAAATGTTTTGCTCGAAAGTCACAACTTACTGGGCATCAGAGAATTCATTCAGGAGAAGAACCTCACAAATGCCCTGAATGTGGGAAAAGATTCCTTCGTAGTTCAGATCTTTATAGACACCAACGACTTCATACAGGGGAGAGACCCTATGAATGCACTGTATGTAAAAAGCGATTCACTCGGCGGTCACATCTTATAGGGCATCAGAGAACCCATTCTGAAGAAGAAACATATAAATGTCTTGAGTGTGGGAAAAGTTTTTGTCATGGATCAAGTCTTAAAAGACATCTGAAAACTCATACAGGTGAAAAACCTCATAGATGTCATAATTGTGGGAAAAGTTTTAGTCGACTGACAGCTCTTACTTTGCACCAGAGAACGCATACTGAAGAGAGACCTTTTAAGTGTAATTATTGTGGGAAAAGTTTTAGACAGAGACCAAGCCTCGTTATTCATTTAAGAATCCACACAGGGGAGAAGCCGTACAAGTGTACTCATTGTTCTAAAAGCTTCAGACAGAGAGCTGGCCTTATTATGCACCAGGTCACTCACTTTAGAGGACTTATTTAA
- the ZNF449 gene encoding zinc finger protein 449 isoform X3 has translation MQIEICCKYEIHTTCRRLGMKKVDMHDMLLEELAPVGTAHIPPTMHLEAPALQVMGPAQEAPVAEAWIPQAGPQELNYGATGECQPFLDPGYPLPKLDMNFSLENREEPWVKELQDSKEMKQLLDSKIGFEIGIENEEDTSKQKKMETMYPFIVTLEGNALQGPILQKDYVQLENQWEPPPEDLQTDLAKLVDQQNPTLGETPENSNLEEPLNPKPHKKKSPGEKPHRCPQCGKCFARKSQLTGHQRIHSGEEPHKCPECGKRFLRSSDLYRHQRLHTGERPYECTVCKKRFTRRSHLIGHQRTHSEEETYKCLECGKSFCHGSSLKRHLKTHTGEKPHRCHNCGKSFSRLTALTLHQRTHTEERPFKCNYCGKSFRQRPSLVIHLRIHTGEKPYKCTHCSKSFRQRAGLIMHQVTHFRGLI, from the exons ATGCAAATTGAGATCTGCTGTAAGTATGAAATACACACCACATGCAGAAGACTTGGTATGAAAAAA GTTGATATGCATGACATGCTCTTGGAAGAACTGGCACCAGTGGGAACAGCACACATACCACCAACCATGCACCTAGAGGCACCTGCACTCCAGGTAATGGGACCTGCCCAGGAGGCCCCAGTAGCAGAGGCATGGATCCCACAGGCAGGGCCACAAGAGCTGAACTATGGTGCTACTGGAGAATGTCAGCCCTTTCTGGACCCTG GATATCCATTACCGAAACTTGACATGAACTTCTCATTGGAGAATAGAGAAGAGCCATGGGTGAAGGAATTACAGGATtctaaagaaatgaaacaattaCTTGATTCCAAGATAG gTTTTGAGATTGGgatagaaaatgaagaagatacttcaaaacagaaaaaaatggagactATGTATCCATTTATTGTAACTTTAGAGGGGAATGCTCTCCAGGGTCCCATTTTGCAAAAAGACTATGTACAATTAGAAAATCAATGGGAACCCCCCCCAGAGGATTTACAGACAGATTTAGCAAAACTGGTAGATCAGCAGAACCCCACTCTGGGAGAGACACCTGAGAACTCCAACTTGGAAGAACCTCTCAACCCCAAACCCCATAAGAAAAAGAGTCCAGGAGAGAAACCTCACCGATGTCCTCAGTGTGGAAAATGTTTTGCTCGAAAGTCACAACTTACTGGGCATCAGAGAATTCATTCAGGAGAAGAACCTCACAAATGCCCTGAATGTGGGAAAAGATTCCTTCGTAGTTCAGATCTTTATAGACACCAACGACTTCATACAGGGGAGAGACCCTATGAATGCACTGTATGTAAAAAGCGATTCACTCGGCGGTCACATCTTATAGGGCATCAGAGAACCCATTCTGAAGAAGAAACATATAAATGTCTTGAGTGTGGGAAAAGTTTTTGTCATGGATCAAGTCTTAAAAGACATCTGAAAACTCATACAGGTGAAAAACCTCATAGATGTCATAATTGTGGGAAAAGTTTTAGTCGACTGACAGCTCTTACTTTGCACCAGAGAACGCATACTGAAGAGAGACCTTTTAAGTGTAATTATTGTGGGAAAAGTTTTAGACAGAGACCAAGCCTCGTTATTCATTTAAGAATCCACACAGGGGAGAAGCCGTACAAGTGTACTCATTGTTCTAAAAGCTTCAGACAGAGAGCTGGCCTTATTATGCACCAGGTCACTCACTTTAGAGGACTTATTTAA
- the ZNF449 gene encoding zinc finger protein 449 isoform X4: MHDMLLEELAPVGTAHIPPTMHLEAPALQVMGPAQEAPVAEAWIPQAGPQELNYGATGECQPFLDPGYPLPKLDMNFSLENREEPWVKELQDSKEMKQLLDSKIGFEIGIENEEDTSKQKKMETMYPFIVTLEGNALQGPILQKDYVQLENQWEPPPEDLQTDLAKLVDQQNPTLGETPENSNLEEPLNPKPHKKKSPGEKPHRCPQCGKCFARKSQLTGHQRIHSGEEPHKCPECGKRFLRSSDLYRHQRLHTGERPYECTVCKKRFTRRSHLIGHQRTHSEEETYKCLECGKSFCHGSSLKRHLKTHTGEKPHRCHNCGKSFSRLTALTLHQRTHTEERPFKCNYCGKSFRQRPSLVIHLRIHTGEKPYKCTHCSKSFRQRAGLIMHQVTHFRGLI, from the exons ATGCATGACATGCTCTTGGAAGAACTGGCACCAGTGGGAACAGCACACATACCACCAACCATGCACCTAGAGGCACCTGCACTCCAGGTAATGGGACCTGCCCAGGAGGCCCCAGTAGCAGAGGCATGGATCCCACAGGCAGGGCCACAAGAGCTGAACTATGGTGCTACTGGAGAATGTCAGCCCTTTCTGGACCCTG GATATCCATTACCGAAACTTGACATGAACTTCTCATTGGAGAATAGAGAAGAGCCATGGGTGAAGGAATTACAGGATtctaaagaaatgaaacaattaCTTGATTCCAAGATAG gTTTTGAGATTGGgatagaaaatgaagaagatacttcaaaacagaaaaaaatggagactATGTATCCATTTATTGTAACTTTAGAGGGGAATGCTCTCCAGGGTCCCATTTTGCAAAAAGACTATGTACAATTAGAAAATCAATGGGAACCCCCCCCAGAGGATTTACAGACAGATTTAGCAAAACTGGTAGATCAGCAGAACCCCACTCTGGGAGAGACACCTGAGAACTCCAACTTGGAAGAACCTCTCAACCCCAAACCCCATAAGAAAAAGAGTCCAGGAGAGAAACCTCACCGATGTCCTCAGTGTGGAAAATGTTTTGCTCGAAAGTCACAACTTACTGGGCATCAGAGAATTCATTCAGGAGAAGAACCTCACAAATGCCCTGAATGTGGGAAAAGATTCCTTCGTAGTTCAGATCTTTATAGACACCAACGACTTCATACAGGGGAGAGACCCTATGAATGCACTGTATGTAAAAAGCGATTCACTCGGCGGTCACATCTTATAGGGCATCAGAGAACCCATTCTGAAGAAGAAACATATAAATGTCTTGAGTGTGGGAAAAGTTTTTGTCATGGATCAAGTCTTAAAAGACATCTGAAAACTCATACAGGTGAAAAACCTCATAGATGTCATAATTGTGGGAAAAGTTTTAGTCGACTGACAGCTCTTACTTTGCACCAGAGAACGCATACTGAAGAGAGACCTTTTAAGTGTAATTATTGTGGGAAAAGTTTTAGACAGAGACCAAGCCTCGTTATTCATTTAAGAATCCACACAGGGGAGAAGCCGTACAAGTGTACTCATTGTTCTAAAAGCTTCAGACAGAGAGCTGGCCTTATTATGCACCAGGTCACTCACTTTAGAGGACTTATTTAA